In Ostrea edulis chromosome 6, xbOstEdul1.1, whole genome shotgun sequence, a single window of DNA contains:
- the LOC125683284 gene encoding PTB domain-containing engulfment adapter protein 1-like isoform X5, with amino-acid sequence MKSALKQWVHPPDKLLTGHIVYNVKFLGECEVESPKGTDIVKDAIRKRKFKKHIRKAEGQKTPRVELTVSVDGVTVQDPKTKACMHQYPLHRISYCADDKTDKRMFTFIAKAADSNMHYCYVFDSEKCAEEITLTIGQAFDLAYRRFLENSGQDLDTKKQNLFLQKKVQALEQENAALKRRIQELENLKGVEPSQPMYVNTRSIEIVEGSVTNSSDNAAHPSGVKMDHSSPQDDSSTENFFFDGFSPQPSVGRRLENLILDDKPAQANGTSATNGSTPATPVKGLLSPPPRSSRSQSQLLSAKSGSANPFSSPGPSQSGVDPFGMTAFTPTEPGSTPKTRTESSSERELMDMQVGFSAGLSFGTEDFSLADFDPLNLSS; translated from the exons TTCTTGGGTGAATGTGAGGTAGAAAGTCCAAAAGGCACAGACATAGTGAAAGACGCCATCAGGAAACGAAAG TTTAAGAAACATATACGTAAAGCAGAGGGCCAGAAAACACCCCGTGTGGAGCTGACAGTGTCAGTGGATGGAGTCACAGTTCAGGATCCCAAAACCAAA GCATGTATGCATCAATATCCCCTACACAGGATTTCATACTGCGCAGATGACAAAACGGATAAGCGCATGTTTACATTCATTGCCAAAGCTGCAGACTCAAACATGCATTACTGCTATGTGTTTGACAGtgaaaagtgt GCAGAAGAAATCACCTTGACCATAGGTCAGGCATTTGACCTTGCTTACAGACGATTCCTAGAGAACTCTGGTCAAGATCTAGACACAAAGAAGCAAAACCTATTCTTACAAAAAAAG GTTCAGGCATTAGAACAGGAAAATGCAGCTTTAAAAAGAAGAATCCAAGAGCTAGAAAATCTGAAAGGAGTGGAACCAAGTCAGCCG ATGTATGTGAATACTCGTAGCATTGAAATAGTTGAGGGGTCAGTCACCAATTCATCTGACAATGCTGCACACCCATCAGGTGTGAAAATGGACCATTCCAGTCCACAAGATGATAGTTCAActgaaaatttcttttttgatGGT TTTTCACCTCAACCCTCAGTGGGTCGTAGATTAGAGAACTTGATTTTGGATGACAAACCAGCTCAGGCAAATGGCACCTCCGCCACCAATGGATCCACTCCTGCAACACCTGTGAAAGGCCTCT TGTCTCCGCCTCCTAGAAGTTCAAGATCACAATCTCAGCTCTTGTCTGCAAAGTCAG GATCAGCAAACCCTTTTTCCTCTCCAGGACCATCTCAATCAGGTGTTGACCCATTTGGAATGACCGCTTTTACCCCCACAGAACCAGGATCCACCCCAAAGACTAGAACGGAGAGCAGCAGTGAAAGGGAACTTATGGACATGCAG GTGGGATTTAGTGCTGGACTCTCCTTTGGAACAGAAGACTTCTCATTGGCTGACTTTGACCCATTGAATCTGAGTTCATGA